The genomic interval tagccagaataaaaaaaaaaaaaaaaaaaaaaaactcggaaatgaacccacaattataaAGTCATttagtctttgacaaagcaggaaaaaatatccaatgggaaacagaccaataaatggtgttgagaaaactggatggacacatgcaggagaatgaaactggaccactttcttacaccatacataaatataaactcaaaatgctttaaagacccaaatgtgagacctgaacccatgaaaatcctagaagaggacATAggtagtaacttctttgacagAGGTCATAGggatttctttctagatatgtatcctgagtcaaggaaaataaaagcaaaaataaactattgggattaaatcaaaataaaaagcttctgcacagtgaaagaaacatttaacaaaactaaaaggcaacctatagagtaagagaggatatttgcaaatgatatatctgacaaGGATTTAGTATCcataatacataaagaacttataaaactcagcaCTCAAAAAAACCCAAtacggcagcccgggtggtgcagtggtttagcgctgcctgcagcccagggcatgatcctggagaccctggatcgagtcccacgtcaggctctctgggtagagcctgcttctccctctgcctgtgtctcggcctctcattctctctgtgtgtctctatgagcaaataaataaaatcttaaaaaaaaaaaaacaaaaaaaaaacaatagtccagttaaaaatgggccaaagacatgaacagacatttttccaaagaagacatccatctGAGCATGACAAGATGCTCagcgtcactcatcatcagggaaatgcaaatcaaatctacGATGAGATATCATGTCGGAATGGCTAACATCAATTATACAAGAAACAGGTGCtgggaggatgtgaagaaaggggaccctcgtgctctgttggtgggagtgcaaactagTGCAGCTACGTGGAAAGCAGTGTGGAGGCTCTTCCAAAAttcaaaaacagaactaccctataatcgaGCAATCATAATCctagctatttacccaaagagtaaCTGTGAAACCACCACCCTGACTCACACTATGAATGTCTCCGGCATCTCTTTGTTCATattcccctctccccttctcagGGAGGTTACCGAATTTGGTGTTCATCATTTCtgtctttactatttttttttaaattttatctatttatttaagagagaatgtGAGACTGAGtatgaatggggggggggaagcagagggagagggagaagccaacccccctccactgagcagggagcctgacatggggctcaatcccaggaccctgggatcatgacctgagctgaaggcagacgcttaactgactgagccacccaactgcctcttgtctttattttttatgtctttactACATATGTATGGCTCCCTAACAGAAACTACATTATTTTTTGCATGTCTtagaaatttacaaaatattatcGTATTTATATCCTTCATAAAAACttgcatttatgataaaaatatatttgtgggtGAATGCATGTTGAtacacaaagaataaaagaaatactgaatCAAAAGGGTACACGCACCCctgtttatagcagtgttatctacagtagccaaattatggaaacaacccaagtgtccatcaactgatgaatggataaagatggggtatacgccaaaaaaaaaaaaaaaagatggggtgTATGcccgcacacgcacacacccacactggaatattattcaaccataaaaaagaatgaaattttgccatttgtcatgacatggatagagctagagtgtatttaGTTAAGCACACCAGAGGAAGTGGAAaaagagtttattattttaaatgacaggAAGGGCATAGCAGACGGAGCCTCTGAGAGACTTAGGGAAGGGAAATGAGTCTCGCCGTTGCTTGGGGCCAAGGGTTTATGTTGGAAGAGCATGTAGGGTACACATTCCTCTAGGAATCCAGGATAGGATCCGGTCAAAGGCAAGTGCCAGGCAAACGACAGGGGTTCATCCATAAATTACACAAGGCAGGGGTACTGATGCCAGAGTCTGCGGAGGTTTATTCGAAGCTAATGTCCTGGAACATGTTCAGGATCTGGTTTTTCTTGGGTGTTACGAGGTGTCTGAGGGCCTAGGACAAACTCAGAGAATGACTGACTCACTTGCTTCCCCTTTGAAGTGGGAACAAGCTTCTTGGGCTCATTCAGAGGCAAAACACAGAAGGTGGGTAAATGCAGCCTAGCAGAAAAACAGCAGAGCTGGAGCCTTTCCCAGAGTCCCCTGGTGTCATAGAACCTCAGCGGTCTTCATAGAAATAACCTTTCATTTTGGGGGATCATACTCCGTATAGACACACGCGCTGCCCATCTGTATCCATATCAGTCTGCAGGTGCCTCGGTCCTCGTCTGTACATCACAGCAGCCGCACAACTAGCATAGGGGAGCAGATCCGCAGGACAAATGTAACGAGGCCATCACGAAGGCCAACTCGTTATTAATGAGTTTGCCTCAGGTTTGCCTTGTGTAGGTAACAGTATGTTTTGCAAAAGGCTTGGAAAGCATGGCTGCATGATGAAGAAGTGCTCAGGTGAGAGAGCCGTCGTTTAAATACGAACAAAgtgcagagagagagcatggggagacCATTTTAATGAGGGGGGTGGGTGTTCAGGAAAAGCCCCTCTGAGTGAAGTGATCTGTAAGTTGAAGTCTGAGTAAAAACGATGAACCTGCCCCTCGAAGGCCCAGGGGAAGAGTGGGGTCAGAGGAGGAGAAGCTGCCAAATACCAAGTTCCGTGATGAACGTGAGTTCATAAATTCAAGGAAAGAAAGCCAGGCCCGAAGTCAGGGCCAAGGGTAGGACACCGGGGTTGGCTTAGGGCTTTATAGGACTTGGTAAGGGTGtggcatttatttgtttgtttgtttgtttgtttgtttttatttatttattttttattttttatttattcatttatttattttggggtgtGTGTTTGGGATTTTATGCTAAGAGCAGTGTAGGCCATGAGACATTTTAAACAAGggaatgacatgatctgatttttgttttgtaattttttttttaatttcatttatgatagtcatacagagagagagagagagaggcagagacacaggcagagggagaagcaggctccatgcaccgggagcccgacgtgggattcgatcccgggtctccatttgtaattttttaaatcagtgtcccttttttttttttttttttttttttttatttatgatagtcagagagagagagagtgagaggcagagacacaggcagagggagaagcaggctctatgcaccgggaacccgacgtgggatttgatcccgggtctccaggatcgcgccctgggccaaaggcaggtgccaaaccgctgcgccacccagggatcccaaatcagTGTCCCTTCTATGTGGAAATTGCACAGTAGAATTTTTTTTGATTACTTAACAGATAAAGTCATTAAAGAACTCTGTTTCACTATGTATACTCTACGTATGTGCAATCGAGAGCCACTAGCATTTACTATCAcagttatttcttatttatttatttatttatttatttatttatttatttatttgaagattgtatttgtttcttcatgagacacacagagagagagagagagagagagagagaggcagagacacaggcagaaggagaagcaggctccctgcagggagcccgacgtgggactcgatcccaggacccctggggtcacgccctgggccgaggcagagactcaaccactgagccacccaggagtgcctatttctcattttataaaaatacttttgagttgaaaaaaaaatatattgctattTTGGCTTACCATTTATTAACAATGCAAAACATTTTGGGAGAATGATACTCACCTGATTAGGATTATAGAATATTCCTCTGCTCAGCGTACGTCATGAAAGACTAGAGATAAAAAATGTGCGGTTGTTGCTTCTGTTTATTCTGGGTGTTTGTATGTTTGGTTGGTTAGTTGACTTTGCAGAAAGGTACTTGGTGGACCAGTTGCCCAAACTGTTTTTCTAGCTCACATTTGGGAAACCTAACATTAAGAATTTCGATTGCATCTAACTGGCTGTGTTTTCATGCagaggaaggcaggagctaaaaataaataagtagggggatccctgggtggctcagcggtttggtgcctgcctttggcccagggcacgatcctgaagtcccgggattgagtccggcgtcgggctcccggcatggggcctgcttctccctccgccagtgtctctgcctctctctctctctgtctgtcataaataaataaataaataaataaataaataaataaataagtaagtaagtaaataaataaataaataaataaatgaaaggcagGAGCTGTCGACTCCAAGGTTCCAGGGACGGCCAGCAGTTGTGTGAATCACACCTACTATAGGACCGTGGGACAGGCTGGGCCTCTAGCCACATTGAGGAATACACAGTGCCCCTAAATGCACTCAAATTCAAAGTTTTGAAATCCTTGGGCTTACTTGGCCCACGAGCCACAGATCAGGGTCCCTTGTCTGAAGATATTTAGAGCTTCTGAAGGACCAAAGTGACAAAATGGATGGCGGGGAGGGAAAAGAATGTCATTCTAGAAATTTCAACCATGTAGTTTCTCTGTTTCTTCGAAGAGACGAGGATCCTCTTGTCTGATTGGTGACGCGCAAGTACAGAAGCACGAAAGGAAGCCTTTGAGATACCGGCTGACCTTCAGACAGGAAGGATATTCTGTTAGTAGGCCGTGGTTGCGTTTACCCTCGCAGAGCCAGGGTGGCGTCTGGAAATGTTTTAATTCCTTCTTATTTGTGTTGCCCTGTTATTTGACGTGTGAACAAGGATGATGTTTGGGTCATAGACTGGTTTTACGGATGTTAGTGCACCAAGCAAGCCCTGTATAGGCCTTTCCGTCCCACTATGAACTCAACTAATAAGATTTTTACTGTGGCTCGTGGTTTGAATGTTATTAAAAATCAacgtttataaaaaaaaaaaaaaatcaacgttTAAGGTAAAGGGACTCGGGGGCTGAGTCATAGCAGATGTTACCTCGTTCTGTGCGACGTCCAGGGATGAGGGGTGCATCAACACGCAGGTTGTCTCCCATTCCCTCCAGGCAGCAAGGTGAGAGACTAGAGCAGTCAAAGGCTGACAGGTACGCCGAAGTGGCTCCCGGACTTGAGCAGTACAGTTATTGAAGTATATTGGTAATGCAGTGAgacggatttttttttaaagatttatttatttatttatttatttatttatatttatttatttatttatttatttatttatttatttatttatttatgatagacatagagagagagagaggcagagacacaggaggagggagaagcaggccccatgctgggagcccgacgcgggactcgatcccggaactccaggatcgcgccctgggccgaaggcaggcgctaaaccgctgagccacccagggatccccagtgagACGGAATTTTGATGAAGGCAGCTAATTAATTGAAGAGACAAAATGACTTTCAGAGGGAAGGGCCTGCTGCTTTCATTGCTTGATGCCAGAGAGATCATCCATTCTACTTTTCGGGATAGACCACAAATAAGtaatcagattttctttctttcttttttttttttttaatgaccaacTGTTGTGACACCTGAGATTGATTTTGAATCCCTGAAGATTTAATACCCTCTAGGTTGTACAGAAGCTATCACAGTGGAGAGTGTTGTCTATTTTATTCTAACCCTTTGATAATTGGTTACCTACCTTTGGCACCTAAATCAACTTCTACTGATAAAGAATTATCATTAACCAGGATATTTCCTcttcctacccccccccccaccccagggtaaTTCTTTAGTGTTTTTACGTACAGTGTCTAATAATCACTgagttattgttatttttgacGATGGTATCCCAACGTCACTTTTGATGCAATCTAGGCCCTTTCCGTGACATAAGGCTTATGCCGTGGTAGAGAACATCGAGAAGAAACGTGCTCATTAACATCTCATGAGAGAGGCGATTCGTAACATGAACATTCGTCAGGCTGGATTTTCAATGGAAGGAGTAGGTATTTGTTCCAAAGTGCGTAAGAGCAAATGGAAATAATCCCAAGACCTAGTTAAGATTTGGGAACATGCATGGGTATGAAGCGTAGGAGCGAAGTCTACACCAATACCGTAATATtcgtactattttttttttttaatattcatactATTGAAGTGAGTAGTGGCATTAATGATGCGCCTTCAACTGCATTAGCTCTTGATGATGGAGTCTTCTTGACAAGGCCGATGAGAAAAGCCGTCTCCGGCCACAGGTCTGTCTCGAGATTCGCTGACAGCATTCAGCAGGGAGAGGCTGACCTACTCTTGTGAGAAGAGCGGGAGACGGGGCTGATGGTTGAGTCGGCCACGGTGGGTGGCTGCGCGTGATGGTCCTGAGAGGGAGGCCTGGAAACGAGGTTCTGCGTGCTTCATGTCGCATCAGAGCACGGGAAAGCGAGGCGCTCTGCAAACTGAGGTGATGGTAAGGGtttgggttgggtttttgtttgtttgattgatcATATTTATCAGATGacaggaaaagcattttttttttttaaagcattctgaTGCCAGAAAAGCATTAGAAACATGTTGTGGACGTGCTGTTGACAAGTCGGGCATGGTCTCGCTCGGATGAGTCCGCCGTCACCTGGGATTCATGCTGGTTTCTGTCTTATccaataattcttaaaaattagaagTCTGGGAACATCAGCAGATGATAGAAGTGGTCTTGATATTACCAGGCATCTGAGGGGAAGGGCTAAAGGGCAGGCGTGGGTTAAAGTTGAGCCTTTCACACTCCCCCCCAGAAAACCTACCGCTCCAGAGGAATAGCCCTAAAAATCCATTTGCAAATCAGTGTTCTGCTCCACTGTCTTTAAGAATCGTTATTATGAAGGGATTTGTGATCGCCTTTTGTAGCCTACTCAGATTTGGGGAAATGCAGGATGCCGAGGGGTATAAGGAGTGATGATGTAGTAAAACAGCTAAGATTCTGATTATGCCGCACGTGTCGCTTGGATCACCATCGAATGAAATGAGGCTTTCTCCCTCCCTACTCAGtgaccctattttttttttttttttcctaaatcaatTCTTTATTTAGGTAACAAGTTGGTTATGTTCACTGCATTGTATGAAACATCACAATACCGTACCGGAAAGGTACTCTCAGTACCGGGTTGGATCGCAGCGGACAATTTGAACCATAAACCATTTCGCGCTCTTCATTCCCTATCTTTGTAcaacccccgccccgccccccaaacCCAGTAAAGGGACAGATAGGAGAACCTCTTTTGCAAGGCCTAGCAGAGCAGAGGGGATTGCTTCTGTTGCCTCTTGCTAATTTGTTTTCCAATGTTAACTAGTTGTGAGAGCTCATTTGTTGCGTGTGCCATCTAAACCTTTTTTGGGGAAATAGGGTTTTCCCCCTAAGATTGATAGTGCCTTTTGTCTCTTTCTCGCCTGTGACTTTGGCATAGCAAATACAGAAACGAGGGACAGTCCACATTCGGAGTTCCTGGTCTGTGAAacggagcaggggctggggggtaaAGCAAATGTACCAAGTGCCGTCCGGAAGAtcattatggggggggggggttgcatcTTCGGGGGACGCCAGCAAAGTGGACCTGGCAGGTGGGCAGGCACCAAGATGTTGCTATGGACATCTTGCCACGGAGCACGTCTTCACAGTGACCTCAGCTGTGCACTTACCCAGATCATGGGCTTAAGAAAGGGATTTCTATCCACTCCTGCAGtttttagttttgccttttacatttaaaagaaagtattCTTGCATCTCTCAAGAACAGGTATCTTTTGAATAATTCGTTAAAAATACACATCAGACGCCAGTCACCTTTACATTCCTCTTAGTCTGCCTTGAACAGCGCAGATCTGACTACAGCAAAGAACCCTAACATCGAAGTTTTCGGTGAGAGCCCTTCGGGGAAAGCTTTGGGATCAAGCAAGGTGGCCAGTAGGAGCCACGGTAAAAAATCGGGGAGTAAAACAGGTGGCAGGAAATAGCGCAGGGAGGAAAACTTTGTAAAAAGAGACACGCGCCCGTGGAAGATGCTCCTTGTATTCATTGCTCTTTTTTCCTCTATTACTAGACATTGGTTTTTCTTCCCGAGTAAGACCACCTGGTTATCTGGGAGTTTATGCTTCTGCTAATTATAGTGTGGTCTAGGATATGCATTTTTGTGTCGTCTTtaaggcttaaaaaataaattaggtagTGGCTCTAACGAAAATGTGGTAAGCCCCACCTTCCTACCGACTTTAAGTCTCTGTCATGGGTACGTGTATTAGGGCTAACTGGGCTTTATTCCTCATGAACAGTAAAGTACTAAGTACCTAGCTGAGCCGAGAACTCGTGCTTAGAAGCATTATCTCTTGGTACCTGGGTCTCAATTACTCTGATAACACGGTGATAGGTTAAGTAGAtctgcaaatgagaaaactgaaaggGGGGTTACACGTTGGAGAGACTGAGGCCGACCACGGGGGTTACACCACCTGCCTATGGAGGCTGGTCGCCAGGGGCCCGGGAGCTTTCCTGCATCAAGGCCTCTGCGACTCGTGGGGTCCAACGCGGGGCACAACTCGCCCCGGTAAACTGGCCCCTAGACGCGCCTGTTTACAAAGGATGTGAGGCAGCTACTTAGATTCACATCAGGACTTAAGGATTACTGAGACGCAGGAAGGTACTGAGAGAGCGGCCTTCGGGACCCTGGCCCGTCCTAGGGCCGTCCCAGCAGAACCGTCAGGCTCAAGGCCAGGCCGGAATACTGCTGCTCTCTGGACGGCGGGGTACACGCAACGTCACACCACATGCACTCATGGATTTTTCAGGTAGCacagctttaaaaacaaacaaacaaaaaacaaactaaaaaaaaaaaaacaaaaaaaacaaaacccaccatcCAGTTCTAATACCACAAGTTGAGACTTAACCTGTTAGCaccaacatttttaaataattccacTAAAACGATGCTTAACCTAATACAACCATCTCCTGTCCCCAAAATAGCATTTGCTATTTCAAACggcttaccaaaaaaaaaatgtatctgataATTTTGAGGTAAACGtctttattttcttacacaaCCAAAAATCGTAAACTGTTTTAGCACGTTACCATTTTAACAGGTCAATAGTTTAGTCCTTATGTGCAGTTTTCACATTGTTTTACTCGGTATTCAAAAAATGTAGTTTAACATATTGTAGACACTCTCAGTATTGCTGCGTTCTTTGTCATCTTACTCCGTGTAGTATTAACCACGTTCAGAGTTATTCTTGTGTATATACAGTGAGTAAAAGTGAACAGACCCAATCCTgcctccccctgcgccccccccccccccccccccgctcccattaaaaaggaaaacaaaaggaaaataaaaagacaagatgaAATCAGGAAGGGAAACCCTAATCACTGGAGCATGGGGATGCAGACCTTGTCTTTCTGCATCCACCCTCCATGCTACAGGAAAACTCGGAGACCACTGCCGGTTATCTCCCGACACCGCTCAAGAAGCCCCAGTAGACTTCTGAATCtgttcctttaagatcaggatgCTCTGCCTCTGCTCGGGGGGCAGCATGGCAATCTGATCTGCAGTCAGCTGAAGAACCTGCATGATCAGAGCTGCCTTTTCCTGATCCTGTGGAGTTACCTGGCTCTGCCCAGGACTGAAACTGCTAGGCTGGCCTCCACCTTGCTTGCCTGCCCCCTGCATGCCCACTGCTTGCATGCCACCTCCCTGCATGCCTCCTCCTTGCATGCCTGCCCCCTGTATGCCCCCTCCTTGCATGCCTGCCCCCTGCATGCCTCCTCCTTGCATGCCTGCCCCCTGCATGCCCCCTCCTTGCATGCCTGCCCCCTGCATGCCCCCTCCTTGCATGCCTGCTCCCTGCATGCCCCCTCCTTGCATGCCTGCCCCCTGCATGCCCCCTCCTTGCATGCCCGCCCCCTGCATGCCAGCTCCAGGATTTCCCACCCCTGAAATGCCCGACACCTGTCTGGGCCCCTGAGGACCACCCGCCCCCATGTTAATGGGCCCGGGCCCCTGGATTCCCCCAGTCATTGGGCCTCTGGaaccggggccggggccggggccccgCATCTCCATCCCTCTCGCGTCCATGCCTCTGGCTTCCATCGCACAGGTCTCCATCCCTCTTCTCTCCAGCACTCTGGTCTCTAGGACTTCCGTCTCCATCCCTCGAGaatctctgctccctctgccatCCATGGGGAGCCCCCTCTGATCCATCATGGGCCCCCGGGGCTCTCCCATCAGCAGTCTGGGGTCGGCGAGGGGCCCGCCCCGCAGGTCGTGCGAGTCTCTGGCGTGGCCGGACGCGTGGTGCAGGGGCGGGCCCAGGTAGCCTCGGGGCTCCACCTCCCCGGTGACCGAGAGCAGGGTCCCCCCGCGGGGGTCGTTCGGGGCGTCCCCCAGCAGCCCCCGAGGAGGGAGGCCCCCCGCGGCCATGGGCCCCCGCGGCAGGGGCGCCCTGGGGTCGGCCATCTGCACCTGGCCGCGCTCCAGGGGCCCCACGCCGGGCATCCCCACCTGCGGCTGCATGCCGCCCGCGGCGGGGAGCGCGGCGGGCCCGGGGCCCGGCCCCGCGGCGGGCAGGGGGCCCGGCGCCGGCATGCCGGCCTGGATCGGGGTCTGCATCAGCGGGGGGATGTCCTTCACGGGCCTCCGCGCCAGGTGCGGCggctgcggggcggcggggctcTGCTGGGCCAGCAGGacggccggggcggcggggccggggccggggccggggccggggccggggccggggccgagaccggggccggggccggggccggggccggggccggggccggggccgggctgcGCCTTGCCGGGCAGCAGCGGCGTCACGTGGACCTTGCGGTGCAGGATCCTGAGCGCCAGGTCGGGGTCCATGATGCGCATGACCACCTGCGCCTGCAGCAGCGCGTAGGCCAGCTGCGGGTTCTGCAGCAGCATGCTGCGCGCTTCCTGGTGGCTGTTCTGCACGCACAGCTTCATCTGCTTCATGAGCTCGAACATCTGCTCGGGCGGCAGGCTGGCCACGGCGCGCGTGATGGACTCGGGCGCGTCCTCGGGGTCGATGGGGTCGCCGTAGGGCGAGTCGACGACGGGCGCGGCGGGGCCCAGGCTCTTGAGCTCCTCCTTGTTCTTCTCGCTCGCGGCGTTGTCCACGCGCAGCGCGCGGCCGCTGAACTCGCGCCCGTTGAGGTTGCGCATCGCGCTCAGCGCCGTCTCCTGGTCCTGGTACTCGCAGAAGCCGTAGCCCTTGGGCTTGCCCGTCTCGCGGTCGTACACCAGCCGGAAGCTCACCACCGAGCCCACCTCCGAGAAGATGTCCTTCAGCTGCTCCTCCGTCGCCTCGTACGGGATGTTCCCCACGAACACGGAGCGCAGCGACCGGTCCATGGCCGGGTCCCGCACCGCCAGGCTCGACATGGCTCCCGGCGgcccggcgcggcgcggcggtGGCCGGCGCTCGTCCTCCTCCTCGGCGGCCTCGCTTCCGCCGAGCAGCGGAAGCCGACGGCCGGCGTCCGCCCGGAAACCGCCGAGGCGCGGCCCGATCGTTCCGCCCGCCCCCGCGAGTGCGTCCGCCGGTGCGCTCCGACGCGCGCCTTTCGCGAGGAGGCTTCCCACCGCGagccgccgcggccgcccggAACGGCCCCCGGGGGGCTGACCGCAGTAAAGATGGCCGCAGCGGCTTCGCCGTGGGCGCCGGGAGCGGACGTCGCCGCGACGTCACGGCGCTCTGGAGGCCGTTTGCCCCGCGGGAGACCGCCCACCGACGGGGGCTTCCCCGCTCCCTCCCCGGGCGTGCGCTCGGTTTGCTGCGGGGCGGACCCCGGCCGCGCCCGCCTCTGGTCGGCCCAGGTCGCGGGCACCCAGTGTGGGCGTCCCACGGGGCCGGGCTTTGCTCCCGCACGC from Canis aureus isolate CA01 chromosome 27, VMU_Caureus_v.1.0, whole genome shotgun sequence carries:
- the CSTF2T gene encoding cleavage stimulation factor subunit 2 tau variant produces the protein MSSLAVRDPAMDRSLRSVFVGNIPYEATEEQLKDIFSEVGSVVSFRLVYDRETGKPKGYGFCEYQDQETALSAMRNLNGREFSGRALRVDNAASEKNKEELKSLGPAAPVVDSPYGDPIDPEDAPESITRAVASLPPEQMFELMKQMKLCVQNSHQEARSMLLQNPQLAYALLQAQVVMRIMDPDLALRILHRKVHVTPLLPGKAQPGPGPGPGPGPGPGPGLGPGPGPGPGPGPGPAAPAVLLAQQSPAAPQPPHLARRPVKDIPPLMQTPIQAGMPAPGPLPAAGPGPGPAALPAAGGMQPQVGMPGVGPLERGQVQMADPRAPLPRGPMAAGGLPPRGLLGDAPNDPRGGTLLSVTGEVEPRGYLGPPLHHASGHARDSHDLRGGPLADPRLLMGEPRGPMMDQRGLPMDGRGSRDSRGMETEVLETRVLERRGMETCAMEARGMDARGMEMRGPGPGPGSRGPMTGGIQGPGPINMGAGGPQGPRQVSGISGVGNPGAGMQGAGMQGGGMQGAGMQGGGMQGAGMQGGGMQGAGMQGGGMQGAGMQGGGMQGAGMQGGGIQGAGMQGGGMQGGGMQAVGMQGAGKQGGGQPSSFSPGQSQVTPQDQEKAALIMQVLQLTADQIAMLPPEQRQSILILKEQIQKSTGAS